In a genomic window of Pontibacter liquoris:
- a CDS encoding acyltransferase family protein has protein sequence MTEHSKPKLDFRYDINALRAVAIVGVLLFHYKISIFQGGYTGVDVFFVISGYLMSRIIVRSISKNEFSFKDYLSKRLQRIVPALLFLVTILTLAGFFLYLPQAYKLNEQNAAASVLFLSNVLYWQHSSYFDPASDLNILLHTWSLSVEWQFYLLYPAVLLLFHKVFKTRLPYIFFFVSTTLLIAFLSFRFTETDPTASFYLFPTRSWEMLCGGIAFFTEGRIKSYQWRKALAIVGYMAIAASFIFLDTTLPWPGIYTLLPVAATFLVIIADYSELPLIKHNGIQFIGRISYSLYLWHWPVFVLAQYFGLGAGLVAVTCYTLLSLILGYISYKYVEPRRFVSSKPLFAAMAILFLGTASLAYFKANRFLYKEETIEMEAYQSTHTRERDVQYWQDTCHVSDMEDYDQGRCLCIEEGKKNILLLGDSHMGQLSQSIRERLEDRGIHILQATASGTFPTLRHYEGEVAMVRPLMDYIFKGFIPKNASKIDGVILTASWAGKSSISRDSILSGIQEAQRYFRKYNLNTIVIGQTDRYTIPYPTIAARDLEYSSNTGHRFLDDYAYELDKYLSKHLGPSYIRVINTSSFPRLSPQGAPYMADDHHVTSYGANLIVSRIFENPEVRKFLGLHKKTFAYE, from the coding sequence ATGACCGAGCACAGTAAGCCAAAACTTGACTTTAGATACGACATTAACGCTCTTAGGGCTGTTGCAATAGTGGGAGTGCTCCTCTTCCACTATAAGATTTCCATTTTCCAGGGGGGATATACAGGTGTAGATGTGTTCTTCGTCATCTCGGGCTATTTGATGAGCCGCATTATTGTTCGTTCCATTAGCAAAAACGAGTTTTCATTCAAAGATTACCTGAGCAAGCGACTTCAAAGGATTGTACCCGCCCTGCTGTTCCTGGTCACGATTCTTACCCTCGCTGGGTTCTTTCTTTATCTTCCTCAAGCCTACAAGCTAAATGAACAGAACGCCGCAGCAAGTGTGCTTTTCCTATCCAATGTCCTGTACTGGCAGCATTCGAGCTACTTTGACCCTGCCTCGGACCTGAACATCCTCCTGCACACCTGGTCTCTCTCCGTGGAATGGCAGTTTTACCTGCTTTATCCGGCTGTGCTGCTGCTTTTCCACAAAGTCTTCAAGACAAGACTCCCCTATATATTTTTCTTCGTCAGCACTACCCTGCTGATTGCCTTTCTGTCCTTCAGATTTACAGAAACTGACCCTACCGCCTCCTTCTATTTGTTTCCGACAAGATCCTGGGAAATGCTTTGCGGGGGAATCGCTTTTTTTACAGAAGGCCGTATCAAAAGTTACCAGTGGCGGAAAGCCTTGGCCATAGTCGGGTATATGGCCATAGCCGCCAGCTTTATTTTTCTTGATACCACCCTACCCTGGCCGGGTATCTACACGCTTCTACCGGTAGCAGCCACCTTCCTGGTGATCATTGCCGACTATAGTGAACTGCCGCTCATCAAGCACAACGGTATTCAATTCATCGGGCGCATTTCCTACTCTTTGTATTTATGGCACTGGCCTGTTTTTGTCTTAGCCCAATATTTCGGTCTAGGGGCAGGCCTTGTGGCAGTAACTTGCTATACTTTGCTGTCCCTGATCTTAGGTTATATTTCATACAAATATGTGGAGCCCCGCCGGTTTGTCAGCAGCAAGCCCCTATTCGCAGCCATGGCCATACTCTTTCTCGGCACCGCCAGCTTAGCATATTTTAAGGCTAACCGGTTCCTCTACAAAGAGGAGACCATCGAAATGGAAGCCTACCAGAGCACACACACACGTGAGCGGGATGTGCAGTATTGGCAGGATACCTGCCATGTCAGCGACATGGAAGATTATGATCAAGGGCGCTGCCTGTGTATTGAAGAGGGAAAGAAAAACATCCTGCTGCTCGGCGACAGCCACATGGGACAGCTCTCCCAATCCATTAGAGAACGTCTCGAGGATAGGGGCATCCATATTCTCCAGGCTACGGCTTCCGGCACCTTTCCGACGCTTAGGCACTATGAAGGAGAAGTGGCAATGGTTCGGCCGCTGATGGACTATATCTTCAAAGGTTTCATTCCCAAGAACGCAAGTAAAATCGATGGGGTCATTCTCACGGCCAGCTGGGCAGGCAAAAGTAGCATCTCCCGGGACAGCATTTTGTCTGGCATTCAGGAAGCCCAGCGTTACTTCCGGAAGTATAACCTTAACACCATTGTCATTGGACAAACTGATCGCTACACGATACCCTATCCCACAATAGCGGCACGTGATCTTGAGTATTCCAGCAACACCGGCCATCGGTTTTTGGATGACTATGCTTACGAACTGGACAAATACCTGAGTAAACACCTGGGCCCCTCATACATTAGGGTGATCAACACCAGCTCCTTTCCCCGGCTTTCACCACAGGGTGCCCCCTATATGGCTGATGATCATCATGTAACGTCATACGGGGCAAACCTGATCGTGTCCAGGATCTTCGAGAACCCTGAGGTGCGAAAATTCCTCGGACTGCACAAGAAGACGTTTGCGTATGAGTAG
- a CDS encoding DinB family protein, with translation MKIIEKLLKEVEEEGQKTRKMLAIVPDDKYDWQPHPKSMSVKNLALHIADLPTWISLAVTTDELDFGDNPYNPGQVNNTEELLTLFGKNLVKAKSDLEQATEEQLEEPWTLRNGAVVYMTLSKYETIRHALAQTIHHRAQLGLYLRLLNIPIPGSYGPSADEQG, from the coding sequence ATGAAAATCATCGAAAAGCTTCTGAAGGAAGTCGAGGAAGAAGGGCAGAAAACACGCAAAATGCTAGCTATCGTGCCAGACGACAAATACGATTGGCAGCCTCACCCCAAAAGCATGTCTGTTAAAAACCTCGCACTCCACATTGCCGATTTACCTACCTGGATATCCTTGGCTGTTACAACTGATGAACTTGACTTTGGTGATAACCCCTATAATCCAGGTCAGGTAAACAATACGGAAGAACTCTTAACGCTGTTCGGGAAGAACCTGGTCAAGGCGAAATCAGATTTGGAGCAGGCAACAGAAGAGCAACTGGAAGAGCCCTGGACCTTGCGTAACGGTGCAGTCGTGTACATGACCCTGTCGAAGTATGAGACTATTCGACATGCACTGGCACAGACCATCCATCACAGGGCACAGCTTGGCTTGTACCTGCGGCTGCTCAATATTCCTATTCCGGGTAGCTACGGACCAAGTGCCGACGAGCAAGGCTAG
- a CDS encoding cyclophilin-like fold protein, with protein sequence MKHLLILIISVISLNVLGACKGDKTAITATGDTSDDPVKNMTGNQMKITIGSKAFEATLVDNEAVTVLKKLLPLTLDMSELNGNEKFFRLQKNLHENASNPGTIQAGDLMLWGSNTLVLFYETFPTSYSYTRIGRINDPAGLSLAVGSGNVKVTFEIK encoded by the coding sequence ATGAAACATTTGCTTATCCTTATCATATCCGTGATATCACTAAACGTTCTGGGAGCTTGTAAGGGAGACAAAACTGCCATTACGGCTACTGGTGATACCTCAGATGATCCAGTGAAAAACATGACAGGCAATCAGATGAAAATAACTATTGGATCAAAGGCATTTGAAGCAACACTTGTCGATAATGAGGCGGTAACAGTACTAAAAAAGCTGCTGCCACTTACTTTAGATATGAGCGAGCTGAACGGCAACGAGAAATTCTTTCGTTTACAGAAAAATCTGCACGAAAACGCTTCGAACCCAGGCACCATCCAGGCGGGTGATTTGATGCTCTGGGGTTCTAATACGCTGGTGCTCTTTTATGAGACATTTCCTACTTCCTACAGCTACACCCGCATTGGACGAATAAACGATCCTGCTGGCCTTTCCCTAGCAGTTGGTTCCGGAAACGTAAAGGTGACTTTTGAAATAAAATAA
- a CDS encoding aldo/keto reductase — MEYVKFGNTGLDVSKLCLGCMGFGDPETWVHQWVLNEEESRPIIKKALDIGINFFDTANVYSIGRSEEILGRALKDYGHRDEIVVATKVWGEMHKGPNGKGLSRKAIMSEIDNSLTRLGTDYVDLYIIHRWDYKTPIEETMEALNDVVKMGKARYIGASSMYTWQFQKAQHVAEKNGWPQFVSMQNHLNLLYREEEREMIPYCRSENIALTPYSPLASGRLTRDWSETTQRSETDNIAKDKYDATAEADKLVVEGLASVAEKRGVPRVEIALAWLLQKQPVTIPIIGATKISHLESVVPALSIKLTDEEIAYMEEPYIPHRIVGHA; from the coding sequence ATGGAATATGTAAAATTCGGAAATACAGGGTTGGATGTATCAAAGCTTTGCCTTGGATGTATGGGTTTTGGTGACCCGGAAACCTGGGTGCATCAATGGGTATTGAATGAGGAAGAAAGTCGCCCAATCATCAAAAAAGCCCTTGACATCGGCATCAACTTCTTTGATACAGCAAATGTTTATTCAATTGGTAGAAGTGAGGAGATTCTGGGGCGTGCGTTAAAGGACTATGGCCACCGTGATGAAATTGTGGTAGCAACAAAAGTTTGGGGCGAGATGCATAAAGGACCCAATGGCAAAGGGCTTTCCCGAAAGGCGATTATGAGTGAAATAGACAACAGCCTGACACGCCTTGGGACAGACTATGTTGACCTGTACATCATTCACCGCTGGGATTACAAAACGCCAATTGAAGAAACAATGGAGGCATTGAACGATGTAGTGAAGATGGGAAAGGCAAGATACATTGGCGCATCTTCTATGTACACCTGGCAATTTCAAAAGGCACAGCATGTGGCGGAAAAAAACGGCTGGCCACAGTTTGTTTCCATGCAAAACCACTTGAACTTGTTGTACAGAGAAGAAGAAAGAGAAATGATACCGTACTGTAGGAGTGAAAACATTGCCCTTACTCCCTACAGTCCGCTTGCTTCGGGAAGATTAACCAGGGATTGGTCAGAAACGACGCAACGTTCCGAAACTGACAACATAGCCAAAGACAAGTACGATGCTACAGCAGAGGCCGATAAATTGGTAGTGGAAGGGCTGGCGTCGGTAGCGGAAAAAAGAGGCGTGCCCCGCGTCGAAATTGCACTGGCATGGCTGCTGCAAAAACAACCGGTCACCATTCCGATCATTGGCGCTACCAAAATTTCACATCTTGAAAGTGTAGTGCCGGCATTATCCATCAAGCTAACGGACGAAGAGATTGCTTACATGGAGGAGCCTTATATACCCCATCGCATAGTGGGACATGCTTAG
- a CDS encoding SDR family oxidoreductase: MKKLADSAVQQFVRVDVILNNAGLMPLSLIDRMNVEEWYTMIDVNIKGVLKGIAAVVPYIKEQKLGQIINTSSVAGHKIFNDSAVYSATKFAVRTLTEGLRMEVKPYNIRTTIICPGAVKTELLEHITEADIQ; the protein is encoded by the coding sequence GTGAAGAAACTGGCCGATTCAGCTGTTCAACAATTTGTACGTGTAGACGTCATACTTAACAATGCAGGTTTGATGCCCTTATCGCTAATTGACCGCATGAATGTTGAGGAGTGGTATACGATGATCGATGTGAACATCAAAGGTGTGCTCAAAGGCATTGCCGCTGTTGTGCCATACATTAAAGAGCAAAAGTTAGGTCAGATAATTAATACGTCTTCTGTAGCAGGTCATAAAATATTCAACGACTCTGCTGTTTATTCTGCTACCAAATTTGCGGTACGCACCTTGACAGAAGGCTTACGGATGGAGGTGAAGCCGTATAACATCCGAACAACAATCATATGTCCCGGCGCTGTTAAAACGGAATTGCTGGAACATATCACCGAGGCTGACATCCAGTAG
- a CDS encoding alpha/beta hydrolase family protein — translation MAPSYGASEAADFKTLLEQIDRDYWDAISPTSHVPKVGERILPHFMIRGTKDPIVDHAMVQRYVDVLKAAVQPVSYIQVEGAGHAFFDWKPDATTRATFAKYGVPYAAQMQTFFNGIFYKS, via the coding sequence GTGGCACCCAGCTATGGTGCATCTGAGGCAGCCGACTTTAAAACCTTGCTGGAGCAAATAGACAGGGACTATTGGGATGCTATTTCTCCAACAAGCCATGTTCCAAAAGTTGGTGAACGTATTCTTCCGCACTTTATGATACGTGGTACAAAAGACCCGATCGTAGATCACGCCATGGTGCAGCGCTATGTAGATGTGTTAAAAGCAGCCGTGCAGCCGGTAAGCTATATTCAGGTGGAAGGTGCAGGACACGCCTTTTTCGATTGGAAACCAGATGCAACAACGAGAGCAACTTTTGCCAAATATGGGGTGCCTTATGCCGCTCAAATGCAGACTTTCTTCAATGGTATATTCTATAAAAGTTAA
- a CDS encoding alpha/beta hydrolase: MNKFIARLVITTFIYVFVLLTSGLNAQTVSSSSKKEPVETYTVTSVPAENGSYTIIPKIREDCKVPAGTLLTVKAKPAPGYSLDAVYYTVKGGIWGTTSYESFSSKMKIPVTKDMKMGATFIPRSLVDNVIVTQDVVYAKPGIKPLKYDVYAPKGAKNLPCIIIIHGGGWSSNNEDIMRGLARELVKGGRYVVFSIDYRWINKLDGETKPTHMHQLIEDVFGAIAHIQEHAGKYGGDPTRIAVTGDSAGGHLAEAAATLSSLIGDGGFGITSGVYQYMPSYLPKRKSLV, from the coding sequence ATGAATAAATTTATTGCAAGGCTGGTGATAACAACATTTATCTATGTTTTCGTTCTACTGACTTCTGGGTTAAATGCACAGACAGTGTCATCCTCTTCTAAAAAGGAGCCGGTAGAAACATATACGGTAACCTCTGTTCCAGCCGAAAATGGGTCTTACACTATTATTCCCAAAATCAGGGAAGACTGCAAAGTACCAGCGGGCACATTATTAACGGTAAAAGCGAAACCGGCACCTGGTTACAGCTTGGATGCTGTGTATTACACTGTCAAAGGCGGCATTTGGGGGACGACCAGCTACGAAAGCTTCTCCTCGAAAATGAAAATACCGGTTACCAAGGATATGAAGATGGGGGCCACGTTTATTCCGCGTTCCTTGGTGGATAATGTAATAGTAACGCAGGATGTGGTGTATGCAAAGCCAGGAATCAAACCCTTAAAGTACGATGTGTATGCGCCCAAAGGCGCTAAAAATCTTCCATGTATTATCATTATTCATGGCGGCGGTTGGTCTTCCAACAACGAAGATATCATGCGGGGCCTGGCGCGTGAACTGGTGAAAGGTGGCCGCTATGTCGTATTCAGTATTGACTACCGGTGGATTAACAAACTGGATGGAGAAACAAAGCCTACTCACATGCACCAACTGATAGAAGATGTTTTTGGAGCTATAGCCCACATTCAGGAACATGCTGGAAAGTATGGTGGCGATCCGACCCGTATTGCAGTTACAGGCGACAGCGCGGGTGGTCATTTAGCTGAAGCAGCTGCAACCCTTAGTTCACTCATTGGCGACGGTGGTTTTGGTATTACGAGTGGGGTTTACCAGTATATGCCAAGCTACCTGCCAAAAAGAAAATCATTGGTCTAG
- a CDS encoding aldo/keto reductase, translating into MEKNIGNQFENKNTDPVMRRDFLKAATLLGIGAIAAGPVNSYATTPLESEKRKGIGTILSKKRVLGSKKNPLEVSAIQLGCMGMHTGRGIHPDHKSMVKLIRDAAERGCDFFDTAEVYGPYVNEELVGEALAPIRNKVAISTKFGFDIEGKNGLNSRPEHIRKVVDQSLKRLRTDRIDLCYQHRVDPNVPIEEVAGAVKDIINAGKVLHFGLSEAKAETIRRAHAVCPVTAVQSEYSFMTRLPEDFIFSTLQELEIGFVAYSPLCRGLLGGNLTEYSDLNTNDIRGAWPRFQSEAIKSNIRIVEALNEFGKTRGMTSSQICLAWMLSKYPFIVPLPGTTKLSHLEEDLRAADFVLTAAEINEIESKIEKIGVVGDRYDALQQSRVEY; encoded by the coding sequence ATGGAGAAGAATATTGGGAATCAGTTTGAAAATAAAAACACAGATCCTGTAATGCGAAGGGACTTTCTAAAAGCAGCAACTTTGCTGGGTATAGGGGCGATAGCTGCTGGACCTGTTAATAGTTATGCAACCACTCCACTGGAAAGTGAAAAGAGAAAAGGCATCGGCACCATCTTATCTAAAAAGCGGGTTTTAGGCTCAAAGAAGAATCCGCTGGAAGTGTCGGCCATTCAGTTGGGTTGTATGGGTATGCACACTGGTCGTGGTATCCATCCCGACCATAAAAGCATGGTCAAACTAATCAGGGACGCTGCGGAACGTGGTTGCGACTTTTTTGATACCGCTGAAGTTTATGGACCCTATGTTAACGAAGAATTAGTAGGAGAAGCACTGGCACCCATCCGAAACAAAGTTGCCATCTCCACCAAATTTGGTTTTGATATTGAGGGTAAAAATGGGTTGAACAGTAGGCCTGAGCACATCCGCAAGGTTGTGGACCAATCACTCAAGCGCCTCAGAACTGATCGCATTGATTTATGCTATCAGCACCGGGTTGATCCCAACGTACCCATTGAAGAGGTTGCAGGTGCCGTAAAGGACATTATAAATGCTGGAAAGGTGCTGCACTTTGGTCTTAGTGAAGCAAAAGCGGAAACCATCAGAAGGGCACACGCTGTTTGCCCAGTTACGGCAGTGCAAAGTGAATATTCCTTTATGACCAGGCTGCCCGAAGATTTCATTTTTTCTACTTTGCAGGAACTGGAGATAGGGTTTGTGGCCTATAGTCCGCTTTGCCGTGGTTTATTGGGAGGAAATCTTACTGAATATTCTGATTTGAATACAAATGACATCCGGGGTGCATGGCCGCGGTTTCAGTCGGAGGCAATCAAATCTAACATCCGGATCGTCGAGGCGCTAAATGAGTTTGGCAAGACAAGAGGCATGACTTCATCTCAAATATGCCTAGCGTGGATGCTGTCAAAATATCCTTTTATTGTCCCCTTGCCTGGCACAACCAAGCTTTCACATTTGGAGGAAGATTTACGAGCGGCTGACTTCGTCTTAACCGCAGCCGAGATAAATGAGATTGAAAGCAAAATAGAGAAAATAGGCGTTGTTGGTGATCGCTATGATGCACTGCAACAGTCTCGGGTAGAATATTAG
- a CDS encoding cupin domain-containing protein, with protein MRLSMITAIALYSLVITGCKEQTNAQTDKQATAAKVQSIFPKGEKGSSEYFTGNAYTNGLVPADSTYATLVGNVYFEPGARSNWHRHPAGQILIITDGVGYYQIKGQARQTMRKGDVIQCPPNTVHWHGASSDTGLQQLYIIPNTEKGIVEWMEPVTDEEYSN; from the coding sequence ATGAGACTATCCATGATAACAGCCATTGCTCTTTACAGCCTGGTAATTACAGGCTGTAAAGAGCAAACTAACGCGCAAACTGACAAACAGGCAACTGCAGCAAAAGTGCAAAGCATCTTTCCAAAAGGAGAGAAAGGATCTTCGGAGTACTTCACTGGCAATGCTTATACCAATGGGCTGGTTCCTGCAGACTCCACCTATGCAACGCTGGTAGGCAATGTATACTTTGAGCCAGGCGCCAGAAGCAACTGGCACAGGCATCCGGCAGGGCAAATTCTCATCATCACAGATGGGGTAGGTTACTATCAAATAAAAGGGCAGGCCCGGCAAACCATGCGAAAGGGAGATGTTATTCAGTGTCCGCCCAACACGGTTCATTGGCACGGAGCCAGTTCTGATACAGGCTTACAGCAGCTATACATCATTCCCAATACAGAGAAAGGGATTGTAGAATGGATGGAACCCGTAACCGATGAAGAATATAGCAATTAG
- a CDS encoding alpha/beta hydrolase — protein MKRITVLVVASLLVLGQAHAQTKPRVKTDKTITSKEKVTTEHYTFQLSDKVTRQEVTFKNRYGITIAADLYLPKRRGNEPLAALVISGPFGAVKEQSSGLYANEMAARGFVTLAFDPSFTGESGGEVRNVASPDIYTEDFSAAVDYIGLVESVDRSRIGAIGICGLSGMALTAASSDTRIKAVATASMYDMSRSMSRSHKDGYTLEQRMQVMDYLSQQRWEDAENGHYALGLHEVPFDENGKMVKGKRVLPEALPKEADPVLAAFFDYYRTPRGFHPRSINSLTAWTATTPMAFFNFPMAANIEMISPRPIMLIAGENAHSRYYSEDVYKRASEPKELVLVPNADHVDLYDRTELIPFGKLASFFNDHLKTAKTDQAEKAKGNGSANGK, from the coding sequence ATGAAAAGAATAACAGTTTTAGTAGTTGCTTCCCTCCTGGTTTTGGGGCAGGCTCATGCACAAACAAAGCCAAGAGTAAAAACTGATAAGACAATTACTTCAAAAGAGAAAGTCACAACAGAACATTATACCTTTCAGTTAAGTGATAAGGTTACCCGTCAGGAAGTAACGTTCAAAAACCGGTATGGCATCACCATAGCAGCCGATTTATACCTTCCTAAACGCCGTGGCAACGAGCCTTTGGCAGCACTTGTCATCAGCGGTCCGTTTGGCGCAGTGAAAGAGCAATCTTCGGGACTTTATGCAAACGAAATGGCGGCCAGGGGCTTTGTGACATTGGCCTTCGATCCCTCCTTCACAGGCGAAAGTGGCGGAGAAGTCCGAAACGTGGCATCACCTGATATTTATACTGAGGACTTCAGTGCAGCGGTGGATTATATCGGCTTGGTAGAATCTGTTGACCGCAGCCGCATTGGTGCTATCGGCATCTGCGGTCTGAGCGGTATGGCGCTTACCGCCGCCTCAAGCGATACCCGGATAAAAGCGGTAGCCACAGCTTCGATGTATGATATGTCCCGCAGCATGAGCCGCAGTCATAAAGATGGGTACACCTTAGAGCAGCGCATGCAGGTGATGGATTACCTAAGCCAGCAGCGTTGGGAGGATGCGGAAAACGGCCATTATGCCTTAGGATTACACGAAGTTCCATTCGATGAAAACGGCAAAATGGTGAAAGGTAAGCGGGTGCTTCCTGAGGCGCTTCCAAAGGAAGCGGACCCTGTTTTAGCTGCTTTCTTCGATTATTACCGGACACCACGGGGATTCCACCCAAGGTCCATCAACTCCTTAACAGCGTGGACGGCAACAACACCGATGGCATTTTTTAATTTTCCAATGGCAGCAAATATCGAAATGATCTCGCCTCGCCCGATAATGCTGATTGCAGGAGAAAATGCCCACTCCCGGTATTATTCTGAAGATGTTTATAAAAGGGCTTCTGAGCCGAAAGAACTAGTGCTGGTACCCAATGCAGATCACGTGGATTTATATGACAGGACAGAGCTGATCCCATTTGGAAAACTGGCATCGTTCTTCAACGATCACCTGAAAACGGCTAAGACCGATCAGGCAGAAAAGGCAAAGGGGAATGGTTCTGCAAACGGAAAATAG
- a CDS encoding DapH/DapD/GlmU-related protein: MKASDKDIFERLMKGETVRPDDPQSGRLREASYTTMALVQSMNISSNPEEIRSLLSRITESKIDASTAVFPPLYINYGKNTIIGKNVFINFGCTFLDLGGITIEDNVMLAPGVKLLSESHPLSSEDRQSLIPKPIHIKRNAWIGANAVILQGVTVGENAVVAAGAVVSKDVPANAVVGGIPAKFIKAIE; this comes from the coding sequence ATGAAAGCATCCGACAAAGACATTTTTGAGCGACTGATGAAAGGGGAAACAGTCCGCCCGGATGATCCGCAGAGTGGCAGGTTGCGGGAAGCATCCTACACTACGATGGCCTTGGTTCAAAGTATGAATATTTCCAGTAATCCGGAGGAGATCAGAAGCTTGTTGAGCCGGATCACGGAAAGTAAAATAGATGCGTCAACGGCTGTATTCCCACCCTTGTACATCAATTACGGCAAGAACACCATAATTGGGAAAAATGTATTCATCAACTTCGGCTGCACCTTTTTAGACCTGGGCGGCATCACCATTGAGGATAATGTGATGTTGGCGCCCGGCGTGAAATTACTTTCAGAGAGCCATCCGCTTTCCTCCGAAGACAGGCAGTCGCTTATTCCAAAACCCATTCACATCAAGCGAAACGCCTGGATCGGTGCAAATGCAGTAATTCTGCAAGGGGTCACGGTTGGAGAAAATGCTGTCGTCGCAGCCGGTGCGGTTGTGTCAAAAGATGTACCTGCTAATGCAGTAGTGGGCGGCATTCCTGCAAAATTTATTAAAGCAATCGAGTAG